In the Neisseria sp. KEM232 genome, TTCCAATCGCGACGAGTGGGTGATTGTGCGCAAGATGAAAGACATCGACTGGATGGACGAACCGGCCGAAGAGAGCGAAAAAGCCGAGCCGAACGCCCTGTAATTTCAGCTTCTGCCTTTCAGGCTGCCTTAACAAAGCAGTCTGAAAGGCAGCCTGAAAACGCCGAATAAAGGAGTAAACATCATGCACATCCCGCAAATCATCCGTTTTGCCGACTACCTCAAAGACGGCGGCACCGAATCCGTGCGCACCGTGCTGCACCACGACCACCACAACAACATGGTGCTGTGGCAGATACCGCCCGGCACCAGCCTGCCCGCCCACCGCCATCCGCACGGCGTGGACATCTGGATCGTGCTGCAAGGCGAAGCCGAGCTGCTCGACGACGAAAACAGCGGCCGCACCATCCGTGCGGGCGAAAGCGTCATCGTCGGCCTGCACCAGATACACGGCGCGCGCAACAGGGCGGATGCCAAAGAGGACTGCATCCTTGTTTCCGTTATCAGCCCCCGCGCAGGCTTTGAAGCCGCACCGAAGTAGCACACCAAACCTTTTCAGACGGCCTTAAAGGCAGCCTGAAAACACAGAACACAAAACCACAAGGAACACCCATATGAAAATCAGAGCGCAAGTCGGCATGGTACTCAACCTCGACAAATGTATCGGCTGCCACACCTGCTCCGTAACCTGCAAAAACGTTTGGACAAGCCGCGACGGCGTGGAATACGCCTGGTTCAACAACGTCGAAACCAAGCCCGGCATCGGTTTTCCGAAAAACTGGGAAGACCAGGAAAAATGGAAGGGCGGCTGGGTGCGCAAACCCAACGGCAAACTCGTACCCAAGCAGGGCGGCCGTCTGAAAATCCTGTCCAATATTTTCTCCAACCCCAACCTGCCGCAAATCGACGACTACTACGAGCCGTTCACTTACGACTACGAGCACCTGCAAAACGCACCGCGCATGAAAACCCCGCCCACCGCGCGGCCGATTTCCGTGCTTACCGGCAAGAAAATGGACAAAGTCGAATGGGGCCCCAACTGGGAAGACGATTTGGCGGGCGAATTTGAAAAACGCGCCAAAGACACCCTGTTTGAAGGCATCCAAAAAGAAATGATGGGCGCGTTTGAGCAGACCTTTATGATGTACCTGCCGCGCCTGTGCGAACACTGCCTGAATCCCACCTGCGTCGCCTCCTGCCCCTCCGGCAGCATCTACAAACGCGAAGACGACGGCATCGTACTGATCGACCAAGACAAATGTCGCGGCTGGCGTATGTGCATTTCAGGCTGCCCCTACAAAAAAATCTACTACAACTGGGTGAGCGGCAAGGCCGAAAAATGTATTTTCTGCTACCCGCGCATCGAAGCGGGCGAGCCGACCATCTGCTCGGAAACCTGCGTCGGCCGTATCCGCTACTTGGGCGTGCTGCTGTATGACGCCGACAAAATCCAGGAAGCCGCCAGCGTAGAAGATCCGCAGGATCTGTACGAAGCCCAGCTTGGCGTGTTCCTGAATCCGCACGACCCCGAAATCGAGCGCGAAGCCTTGAAACAGGGCATCAGCCAAAACTGGCTCGATGCGGCGAAAAAATCGCCGGTGTACAAAATGGCGATGGAATGGAAAATCGCCTTCCCGCTGCACCCCGAATACCGCACGCTGCCGATGGTGTGGTACATCCCGCCCTTGTCGCCGATCCAGTCGGCCATTGAAAACGGCTTTGTCGGCGAAAACGGCATCATCCCCAGCGTCGATGAAATGCGCATCCCGCTGCGCTATCTGGCCAACCTGCTGACCGCAGGCAAAGTCGAACCCATCAAAGAAGCCCTCGAACGCATGATCGCCATGCGCCGCTTCAAACGCGGCCAGATAGTCGAAGGCGAAACACTGGAACAAACCCTCGACGGCACCGGCCTCACCCCCGAAATGGTCGAAGACATGTACCAGATTCTCGCCATCGCCAACTACGAAGACCGCTTCGTCATCCCCACCTCGCACAAAGAAATGGTGGAAAACAGCTTTGAAGACAAAGCCAGCTGCGGATTCAGCTTCGGCAACGGCTGCTCCGGCGACAACGGCGACGGCCTCACCCAGGAAAACCTGTTCGGCAAACGCAAAGGTACGCCGATTATCTTCTTCGACCGCCGCAAAGACCTCCAGAAAAACCGCGAAGAAGGAGTACGCTGATGGCCGCCAACCCGATGGTTTACAAATGGCTGTCGGCTTTGATGTGTTACCCCGAAGCCGACCTTATCGAAGCGTTGCCGGAGTTTCAGACGGCCTTAAACGAATGGCCGGAGCTTGAGCCGCACAAAACCGCGTTGCAGGCCTTGCTCGACCATTTGGGCAGCCGCAGCCTGCGCGAATTGCAGGAAGACTACGTCCTCGTGTTCGACCGCACCCGCCAGCACGCGCTCTATATCTTCGAGCACGTTTACGGCGAAGACCGCGACCGTGGCAGCGCGATGGTTGATCTGCTCGAAGAATACCGCCGCTACGGCTTCGAGCTGGGCGACGACGAACTGCCCGACTACCTGCCCGCGCTGTTGGAATTTTTCGCCCACATCCCGCCCGAAGACGCGGAAAAACTCTTGGGCGACGCGGTGCACGTCATCAACCACATCGGCAAAAACCTGACGACCTACGGCTCACCCTACGCCGCGCTGCTTCAGACGGCCGTATCCCTCAGCCCCGTCGAGCCGCAGCCTTTAACCGAGCCGCCCGTGCGCGACATGGACGAAGCGATGGAAACCTTCGGCCCCGACGTGCAGGGCATCGAGCCGCTGCTCAAACCGAGCGTGCAGACCGTACAGTTCTACCCCAACGGCCGCCCCGCCTAAGGCCGCCTGAAAAGGAAAAATCATGAACGACCTCAACACATTCCACCAGTTTTTCTTCGGCGTTTACCCCTACATCTGTCTGGCCGTGTTCTTCCTCGGCAGCCTGATGCGTTTCGACCGCGAGCAATACACTTGGAAAAGCGATTCCAGCGAAATGCTCTACCGCGGCCAGCTGCGCTTGGGCAGCGTCTTGTTTCACGTCGGCGTGCTCGCCGTATTCGGCGGCCACCTGTTCGGCCTGCTCACCCCGCTGTGGTTTTGGGATGCCATCGGCGTGAGCCACAGCGCAAAACAAGTGTTCGCCATGACCATGGGCGGCATCTTCGGCACCACCGCCCTGATCGGCCTGATTATCCTGATCAAACGCCGCTTCAAAATCGACCGCATCAGCATCAACAGCACCTGGCGCGACAAGCTGGTTCTGATCTGGATTCTGATTACCCTGCTCTTGGGTCTGTCCACCATCGTCGTCAGCATGGGGCATCTGGACGGTCACGAAATGGTCAAACTCATGCAGTGGGCGCAGCACATCGTAACCTTCCGGGGCGGCGCGGCCGGCTACATCAAAGACGCGAACTTCCTGTTCAAACTGCACATCTTCATGGGCATGACCTTCTTCTTCATCTTCCCGTTCACCCGCATGGTGCACGTATGGAGCGGCTTTGCCAGCGCGTTCTACCTTATCCGCCCGTGGCAGCTCGTACGCCGCCGCAACGGCACACGCTGATAGCGCATGGAAACAGGCAGCCTGAAAACGCCAAACACGCAATCCTACTTTCGGATTAGTCCTTCGGTACGGTTTTCAGGCTGCCCCGATTTCCTATAATCGCGCCCGCAAAGGCAGCCTGAAAAACCGCAATACCCGCCAAAACGGCCGTCCTGCAATCCGCAAGACGGCCGTTTTGTTTCACCTGCAATGCTCTCAAAGCAGCCTGAAACGGCCAATCCGGCCGCAGCCGTACTCCCTCCCCTGCGCCCCAAGCGCGGGGGAGGGTTGGGGGTGGCGGTTTGCAAAACCGCTTTGCCAGTTTTCGAGAAACAGCAAACGCCCCCCCTAACCCTCCCCCGCAAGCGGGAGAGGTAACGACATTTTCAGGCTGCCCCATCATCCCAACCACCCAAGGAAAAACCAAAACATGAAACTCCGCAACACCGCCCTGATCGCCGCCTTGATTGTCAGCGCCCCCGCATTCGCCGACGACCTTACCGTCTCCGCCGCTGCCAGCTTGAAAGAAGCCTTTCAGGAAATCAACGCTGCCTACCAGAAAAAACACCCCGGCACCAATATCAAACTGAACACCGCCGCATCCGGCGTACTGCTGCAGCAGCTTGCCCAAGGCGCACCGGTTGACGTATTGGCCACCGCCGACCAAACCACCATGGACAAAGCCCAAGACCAGCAGCTGATCGACAAAGCCAGCCGCCACACTTTCGTGCTGAATGATTTGGTCGTCGTCCAACCCAAAGACAGCCGTCTCAAAATCAAAACCCTTAACGATCTGAAAGCCGCTACCGTCAGCCGCATTGCCGTCGGCAATCCCGAAAGCGTACCCGCCGGCCGCTACACCAAAGGCGCGCTGGAAAAAGCCGGTCTCTACGGCACCCTGCAGCCCAAAATCGTCTCCACCCAGAACGTACGCCAAGCGCTTGACTACGTAGCCCGCGGCGAAACCGAGGCCGGCTTCGTGTACCGCACCGACGCCGTATTGGCCAAAGACAAAGTCAACATCTCCTTCGCCGTCGCCCTCGAAACCCCCGTTTCCTACGCCATCGCCCCCACCGCCGCAGCCAAAAACAAAGCGGCCAGAAGCTATGTCGATTTCGTCTTGTCCCCCACAGGCCAAAACATCCTGAAAAAATACGGCTTCAGCTCCGCCAAAGGCTTCAAAGCCAAATAAACGGCAAGGCCGTCTGAACGGCAAAAGCAGCCTGAAAACGGGTAAACGGTTTTCAGGCTGCTTTCAGACGGCCTTTTGTCTCAGGTTGGATTTTTGAATCCGACTACCCCAAAAGCGACGCAGAAAAATGTCGGATACAAGTATCCGACCTACAAACTTTAACCGTAGGTCGGATTCTCGAATCCGACATTCAGGCCGTCTGAAACCGCCCATTCCTCCATGCATCTGACTCCCTCCCCTGCGTCCCAAGCGCGGGGAAGGGTTGGGGAGGGGGTGGCAGTCCGCAGAACTGCTTTTGTGCCGTTTCTGCAAAAGTGGCCGCAGCGGCGCAAGCCCCCACCCTAGCCCTTCCCCGCAAGCGGGAGAGGGGACAAAGTTTCAGACGGCCTTAAAGCAGCAGACGTAGGTCGGATACTTGTATCCGACACCTTTATCCTTTCAGACGGCCGCAAGGCAGCCTGAAACACCAAAGGCCGTCTGAAAAAGCAGCCTGAAAACAAACCCGCCGTCTGCCTGTTTCAGACAGCCTCCGATTATCTGTCTGATGAAATCCGCAACCATGAATCCTTCTACCCCCCAAAAAAACGAACGCAGCACGGCCGCCGCTCTCACGCAGTTTGTGCTGTGGGTCAATCTGGCTTTTTTTGTCGTCAGCGGCATTTTGGCCTTGGTCGATTACGGTTTTGCCGCCGTGTCTGCGCTTGTGCCGCCCGCGCCTGCCGAGGCGGTGCAGGCGGCGGAGGATGCCGCGCCGTGGTGGAAGCTGTGGGCGGCGTGCAACGCGGGGGCGGCGGGCTTTGCGCTACTGTCGCTGGCTTTGGGACGCTTTGCCTTTTTCCGCCGGCTGGGCTGGTTTGTGCGCGATTACTGGCTGCGTAAAAACGCGCTGTCGGCGGTGTTCTGGCTGGCGGTAATGACGGGCTTCGGTTTTGCCGTGGTGGCCATCAATGTGCAGATCAACAATTGGAGCAAAACCTTTTACGACACGCTCAACGCGCTCGAAGCGGCCAAACTCTACGCACTCATCAGCCAGTATCTGATTTACATCGCCATTTTTATTTTCTGCTCGGTATCGCGCGCCTGGCTGCGTAAGTTTCTGATTATCCGCTGGCGCGCGCATCTGACGGATTACTTTTTAAACCAATGGTTTGCACGCGGCGCGTATTACCGCATTGCGCTCAGGCAGTCCACCGACAACCCCGACCAGCGCATCGCCGACGACATCAATATTTTCGTCTCGCGCAGCATCGAATTGTTTGTGTCGCTCCTAACCAATCTGGCGCAGCTATATTCCTTTATCGCCATTTTGTGGAACTTGTCGGGCACGCACACATTCCATCTGTTCGGCCGCGACATCACGATAACAGGCTATCTGGTGTGGATTGCCGCTGCCTATACGCTCTTGGGCAGCCTGTTCACGCAGGTAATCGGCAAAAAGCTGCACAAGCTCAATTACGACCAGCAGAAATTCGAGGCCGACTTCCGCGCTTCGCTGGTGCGCAAACACGACCACGCCGAGCAGATTGCGCTTTATAAAGGCGAAGCGCGCGAGCAGGCCGGCCTGCGGCAGGAATTTGGCGCGATTGTCGGCAACTGGCGGAATCTGATAGCCAAAGAGCTGCATCTGGGGCTGTTTACCACCGGCTACGACCGCTTTTCGCTGATGCTGCCGGTGCTTGCGTCGGTGCCGCTGTTTTTGGCGAAAAAAATCACCCTGGGCGGCCTGATGCAGATACGCAGCGCGTTTACGGCGGTGTTCAACTCATTGAGCTGGTTTGTGTTTGCCTACTCGATTCTGCCCGAGTGGAGCGCCACGCTGCTGCGTTTGAGCCAGTTTCGCGAAAACATCGCCTTTGAGCAGGGCGAAGAGAAAACCGCGCCTGAAGCCGAAACCACCGCGCTTGAGGGCTTGAGCCTGTTTACTCCCGAAGGCGTGCCGGTATTGGAAAATATCCGCGCCCAAATCACGCCCGGGCGCTGGACGCAGCTTGCCGGCGACAGCGGCTTGGGCAAATCCACGCTGCTGCGCACCATCGGCGGCCTGTGGCCGTATTACGGCGGCGCGTGGACGCAGGCGGCAGGCAAAACCCTGCTGCTGCCGCAGAAAACCTATATCGGCAAAGGCACGCTAGCCGAAATCTTGAGCTATCCGGCCGAAGCACCCGTTTCAGACGGCCTGTGCCGCGAGGTGCTGACAAAAACCGGCCTGGCCAAATGGGCGGGCAGCCTGCACGAAACGCGCAACTGGGCGCAAACCCTCTCCGCCGGAGAGCAGCAGCGCATCGCCTTTGCCCGCGCCCTGCTGATCCGCCCCGATTATCTCTATCTCGACGAAAACACCTCCGCGCTCGACACCGCTTCCGCCCACGCCCTGTTGGCGCTGCTCAAAACCGAGTTGCCGAATACTACGGTGGTGATGGTCAGCCATCAGCCGGAATTGGCGGAGTTTTATGATGAGGTGCTGGATTTGCGGGCATTCCGTGCCGTGAGGCCGTCTGAAAGCACAGCTTCGGCACAGCCAAAACGGTGAGGCCGTCTGAAAACACAGCTTCGGAGCAGCCAAAACGGTTAGGCCGTCTGAAAACGCCGCCCGACATTGTCGGGCGGCGTTTTCAGACGGCCTTTGCGTATGCGGCGGACGCGCTTTATTTCACGCCGAAGTTGGGCAGTACCAGGGCGCATTTGACGCGCTCGCCGCGCCGGTTGCGCCTGCTGCGTCCGGCGATTCTGCCGCCGGAATTAATCACAGCAAGCTGTTTGCCGACAGACAGAACCATATCAACGGCATTGAAAATTTCTGGAATCAGGCAAAGCGCGTACTGCGCAAATACAATGGAATCGACCGTAAATCTTTCCCGCTTTTCTTGAAAGAATGCGAGTTCCGTTTTAACTTTGGCACACCCTCCGAGCAGCTTAAAGTGCTGCGTCGGTGGTGTGAAATTTAGGGCTTATCTAGTACAGCCCCTTTGTGAAACAGGCCGAGCGCGGGCAGCCATCCGTATAGAGTCAGGCTGCGGGCGATGGCAGCGCGTAACACGGCGTAGCTATAGTTGAGATGTGCGTTGACGGCATTGCTGTCACTGCGGGTAAATGTTTCGCCGAACATGGCTTGGAAATACAGTGCGGCTGCTTGGGCTTCGCGGTTGCCGGTGTCGCCTGATTTGACTTCCAAAGCCAGGCCGCGCAGGTGTTTGGCGGCGATGTCGTTGCCGGTTTCGTCGGCGGCAAAGGCTTGGTTGAGGATTTTTTGTTTGACGATGTGCTGCCAAAGCTGTTTTTTGAGCGGCACGCTGATGCCCAGTTGCAGCTTGAGGGTTTTGAGCTGGCGGTGGTATTGCGAATAAGGCAGCCACTGGCCGCAGGGCAGGAACTGCTCGTCGCAGGTCAGCAGGGTCGCGCCGTGTTCGGCCAATGCGGAGAGCAAGGGGGCTGTGATAACGGTTTCACGGTGTTCGATTACGATGACGGCGATGTCTTCGATGGGGACAGTATAGGATTCGCCGCTTTGTTGGATAAGGATTTGTTTGCGCTGCAATGAGAGCTTGCCGCTGTTTGAGATAAGCAGGCTGCGCCAGGTCATGATGTTCCCCTTTGTCATTTTTGGTTGGTATAAACAAAATGCCCCTGTTTCAGACGACCTGAAACAGGGGCGTTGCTTTTAACGCACGGGCGGGCGTTTTTTCAGACGGCATGGTCTGATGGTTTTGCCCAATTCGTCGACTTGGTATTTTTGGAAAGATAAGGCGGTTTTGACACCGATACGGTACACACCGTCTTTGCCTTTGGATTTTTCCAAATCGTGCACACGTAGACTAATGTTTCCAGTTGACCGATCCAATCCTGCGAAATAGCCGAAATAAGTTTCTTTTTTAAGACTAGCGAGAACCAAATCATTCGGATAAAGCGCAAATTTAAACGTAAAACTAGTATCCATTTCCTGCCAGTTTGCTTCATCAGTATGAGCAATCACTGCCTTGTTCGGCAAAATCCCTTTTGCCGCCTGCCAGGTGTAGATCGGCATCAGATAATATTTTCCTCCTTTTTCAAACACATCTACGCGCACCATCGTTGCATTGTCTGCCACGCCGTTGCCTTCGCGCACGATTACGCCCGATTTCTGCACATCTTCCACACGCACGGCCTTAACCTGCTGGGTAGGATTGCCTGCTTTGTCGCGTTTGAAAAACGGCGCGGCAAAGGCTTTGGCCGGATCGCCGCCGTGTGCGTTCAGACGGCCTAACAGGTCTTCGTAAAGCTGCGGCTCGCGCTCGCGGTTGACCATGTTTTCCAGCAGCTTGGGCGTCAACTGCGTCAGCGGTACGCGCAATACGCTCTTGCCTTCGCTCAAGCGTTTGGCCGATTTGATGGTTTCCATATGCCCCTGCCCGCTCATTTTCCGGCTCGGAGCGCGCGATACAAACAGTGGCGTTACGGCTTCGTGTACAGCTTCGGGGCGCGAAGAGAGTTTGTCGGCCAAGAGCGCGCGCAGTTTTTCCGGCGTATCGGCTTCTTCATTGTTTTCAGACGGCGTATCGGGCTTGCCGAACACGCGCATCATCACTTCTTGGCGGAAAAAATCCCACGGCTGCGGAAAATGCAGGCGCGACACTTCGCCGGTGGTTTTATCCACCATTTCGCCGTCAAATACATTCATCTCTTTTTGGCGCACATAATTCGTGATTTTCTGCTGCATCGCTACGGTGGAGCAGGCCACGACGACCGCATCGAGCGCGTGGTGGCGGTCGTTACTTTCGCGCACTTTTTTCAGCCCCCACATGCCGCGCAACAGGTTGGTAATCTGGCCGTTGGAAGCAAACACGCGGTTTTTATCCTCGCCGGTAAGCAGCATATTTTGCGCGATAAAGTTGCACAAAAAGCGGTTTACATAACGCGTGTCATTCAAATTGCGCTCTTTAAAATCCTTTTCATCAAGTTTCTGCATCAAAATCCGCTGTTTTTTGCTGCGCGGGAAACGGCAGTGTTCCACCCGCGCGGTAAATTCGCGCCAGCGTTTTTCATCGCCGCCGAGCCACTCGAAAGGCGTTTGGTTGCGCTTGTTTTGGTTTTCGCCGGCCAACACCAAGACTTTATTGTTGAAACTGTCGTCCCAAGTGCGCGAAAACGGCAGCGCGTGGTCGATTTCGACATAGCCTTTTTCGTTCAGACGGCGTAAATCTATCGCCTTGCCCGAATAGAGGCATTGGCCTTGCTGCTGCTCGTAAAGGCGCATTTTCAGGATGTCTTTGGCTTTGGGTTCGCCGACAAAATTAGGAAAATATTCGCGGAACTTGGCGATAGAGCGTTCGCGGTCTTTGCGGTTTTCCTCTTGGCGTTTTTCGATTTTCTTGCGGTCTAGAAACGATTTGCCCACTTCGCGCGCCGTTTCGATGTGGACACGCGCTGGCGAACCGTAGCGGCGCACCACGGCGTTAACCACCTTGCGTGCCTGCGACAGCGCGCGCAGCACCACCGGATTGCGGATTTCGTCGGCGGATACGGGCGGCAGAAACTGCGCCTGCTTGTCGTCTTTTATGCCGTAATGGTCGCCGTAGATTTCCGCACAGGCTTCGTCGTAACGTTTGCCCTGCTCCATCAGCGGCAGGATTTTCCGCAGGGCTTTGAGCGAGAGCTGCACAAATTTGTCGAAGCTCACATATTCGAGCAGCGCGTCGAGCTGTTCGTCCGGCAGCTTGCCTTTCAGACGGCCTCTGATGTCCTCATCGGTTTTGAATAGCGAAAACGCCTCGCCGATTTCGTCCTGCAATTCGGGCGATAAGGCCAGCGGCGATTTTTTTGTTTTTCAAACCGGCCTTCTCCAACGCGCCGCTGATGGAGTGGTAGGCCTTCATTTCCATCAGCGTTGCAGATTCAGCGTTGTCCTTGCTGTAGCGGAGCCCTTTGAAAA is a window encoding:
- a CDS encoding cupin domain-containing protein, which encodes MHIPQIIRFADYLKDGGTESVRTVLHHDHHNNMVLWQIPPGTSLPAHRHPHGVDIWIVLQGEAELLDDENSGRTIRAGESVIVGLHQIHGARNRADAKEDCILVSVISPRAGFEAAPK
- the narH gene encoding nitrate reductase subunit beta, with product MKIRAQVGMVLNLDKCIGCHTCSVTCKNVWTSRDGVEYAWFNNVETKPGIGFPKNWEDQEKWKGGWVRKPNGKLVPKQGGRLKILSNIFSNPNLPQIDDYYEPFTYDYEHLQNAPRMKTPPTARPISVLTGKKMDKVEWGPNWEDDLAGEFEKRAKDTLFEGIQKEMMGAFEQTFMMYLPRLCEHCLNPTCVASCPSGSIYKREDDGIVLIDQDKCRGWRMCISGCPYKKIYYNWVSGKAEKCIFCYPRIEAGEPTICSETCVGRIRYLGVLLYDADKIQEAASVEDPQDLYEAQLGVFLNPHDPEIEREALKQGISQNWLDAAKKSPVYKMAMEWKIAFPLHPEYRTLPMVWYIPPLSPIQSAIENGFVGENGIIPSVDEMRIPLRYLANLLTAGKVEPIKEALERMIAMRRFKRGQIVEGETLEQTLDGTGLTPEMVEDMYQILAIANYEDRFVIPTSHKEMVENSFEDKASCGFSFGNGCSGDNGDGLTQENLFGKRKGTPIIFFDRRKDLQKNREEGVR
- the narJ gene encoding nitrate reductase molybdenum cofactor assembly chaperone; the protein is MAANPMVYKWLSALMCYPEADLIEALPEFQTALNEWPELEPHKTALQALLDHLGSRSLRELQEDYVLVFDRTRQHALYIFEHVYGEDRDRGSAMVDLLEEYRRYGFELGDDELPDYLPALLEFFAHIPPEDAEKLLGDAVHVINHIGKNLTTYGSPYAALLQTAVSLSPVEPQPLTEPPVRDMDEAMETFGPDVQGIEPLLKPSVQTVQFYPNGRPA
- the narI gene encoding respiratory nitrate reductase subunit gamma, which encodes MNDLNTFHQFFFGVYPYICLAVFFLGSLMRFDREQYTWKSDSSEMLYRGQLRLGSVLFHVGVLAVFGGHLFGLLTPLWFWDAIGVSHSAKQVFAMTMGGIFGTTALIGLIILIKRRFKIDRISINSTWRDKLVLIWILITLLLGLSTIVVSMGHLDGHEMVKLMQWAQHIVTFRGGAAGYIKDANFLFKLHIFMGMTFFFIFPFTRMVHVWSGFASAFYLIRPWQLVRRRNGTR
- the modA gene encoding molybdate ABC transporter substrate-binding protein; amino-acid sequence: MKLRNTALIAALIVSAPAFADDLTVSAAASLKEAFQEINAAYQKKHPGTNIKLNTAASGVLLQQLAQGAPVDVLATADQTTMDKAQDQQLIDKASRHTFVLNDLVVVQPKDSRLKIKTLNDLKAATVSRIAVGNPESVPAGRYTKGALEKAGLYGTLQPKIVSTQNVRQALDYVARGETEAGFVYRTDAVLAKDKVNISFAVALETPVSYAIAPTAAAKNKAARSYVDFVLSPTGQNILKKYGFSSAKGFKAK
- a CDS encoding ABC transporter ATP-binding protein/permease produces the protein MNPSTPQKNERSTAAALTQFVLWVNLAFFVVSGILALVDYGFAAVSALVPPAPAEAVQAAEDAAPWWKLWAACNAGAAGFALLSLALGRFAFFRRLGWFVRDYWLRKNALSAVFWLAVMTGFGFAVVAINVQINNWSKTFYDTLNALEAAKLYALISQYLIYIAIFIFCSVSRAWLRKFLIIRWRAHLTDYFLNQWFARGAYYRIALRQSTDNPDQRIADDINIFVSRSIELFVSLLTNLAQLYSFIAILWNLSGTHTFHLFGRDITITGYLVWIAAAYTLLGSLFTQVIGKKLHKLNYDQQKFEADFRASLVRKHDHAEQIALYKGEAREQAGLRQEFGAIVGNWRNLIAKELHLGLFTTGYDRFSLMLPVLASVPLFLAKKITLGGLMQIRSAFTAVFNSLSWFVFAYSILPEWSATLLRLSQFRENIAFEQGEEKTAPEAETTALEGLSLFTPEGVPVLENIRAQITPGRWTQLAGDSGLGKSTLLRTIGGLWPYYGGAWTQAAGKTLLLPQKTYIGKGTLAEILSYPAEAPVSDGLCREVLTKTGLAKWAGSLHETRNWAQTLSAGEQQRIAFARALLIRPDYLYLDENTSALDTASAHALLALLKTELPNTTVVMVSHQPELAEFYDEVLDLRAFRAVRPSESTASAQPKR